The Mucilaginibacter terrae region GGCAGAATTATTGCAGCAGTGCTAATGACGGCGGGTGTAGGGCTATTTGGTACTTTTACAGCATTTATTGCCAGTTGGTTTGTTGAGAAAGAATAGTACCTGTTAAATGAGGGTGTTGGTAAAAGAACCCGGTTTAAATATATAATTCAATTATTTAGCCTTTACAAAGCTGAACGGTATATTTTTAAGTTGATAACCTTTAGCTTTAAGCAAGGCTATCAATCCCTTAGCGCCTCCCAAATGGCCTGCGCCAACGGCTACCATAGTGCTTTTTTTACCTATTAGTTTTTCCATGCGGTTTGGCCATTATTACATTGCGTTTTATCAGCAGGGCTTCGTTAAAGCTGGCATCCATAGGCATATCGTTATTCATTTTATCCAGCATGTGGTCTATATCCTGCTTTACATAAATATTGGTGAGTTTTTTAATCATATCATCGGCTGAGGTATATGTTTTTAAGAACTCCTGCATCATTTGCGCCTGTTGAGGTATGGTTAACACGTCGATGGCCTGCATTTGCTCGGCTACGGTTTCAAGGCCGCCAACACTGTCTTTAAGCTCTTTGGCGCGTTTATACATTTCGGCATCAATAGTTACTGCTTTACCATTATTAAGTAAAAACGTAGTTAAAAAAATAGGTTTAAGTTTATACAGCATGTTACCCATAGCTTGCATGGCAGGTGTAGTTTTAGCAATTTGATTAAGCTTTGTAAGGGCTGCCGTATCTAAAAGTTTATTCAATTGCTGAGTGGAATCTTTCACGAACACGTAAGACATCATTTCGGCAGCGTTAATTTTGCCGAAATCCAGCTCAAAATAAGCCTGTTTGGTTTGGCG contains the following coding sequences:
- a CDS encoding TraB/GumN family protein; its protein translation is MEKLIGKKSTMVAVGAGHLGGAKGLIALLKAKGYQLKNIPFSFVKAK
- a CDS encoding TraB/GumN family protein; protein product: MKKHQPFLFSLIVVLCLFNGIAKAQQKGLLWQITGKGITQPTYLFGTIHLFDTTLYKLPEAVMSKLRQTKQAYFELDFGKINAAEMMSYVFVKDSTQQLNKLLDTAALTKLNQIAKTTPAMQAMGNMLYKLKPIFLTTFLLNNGKAVTIDAEMYKRAKELKDSVGGLETVAEQMQAIDVLTIPQQAQMMQEFLKTYTSADDMIKKLTNIYVKQDIDHMLDKMNNDMPMDASFNEALLIKRNVIMAKPHGKTNR